Proteins from a single region of Paenibacillus sp. BIHB 4019:
- a CDS encoding DUF58 domain-containing protein, whose protein sequence is MNGQGSGSGSGAQHSAFSGALAKLFPDSSLLHRLERMKVAAGSRVKGTMAGKRRSSTLGGSQEFADYRPYAPGDDIRRLDWNVYGRTGRAYMRQYWDEQELTLHVYVDVSPSMNFGGEQANKLRCALQLAASGGYAALSGEDRVAVKLFGGTAQAELPSLRGRGSTARLFHFLAAALEREMEQPSFQQGDALQPSMTGVGRAMEQQAAALSMREAIQQAGQLPHRTGVTWVVSDAMYESGIEQTLLSLLAARQQVVFLHLLSPEELNPALTGELNLLDSELGTGKEVALGSRLLEQYRVTVNDYCSHLKKLCAERGALYIFIDTSKPMEQTVQQTLLRAGVLHSHS, encoded by the coding sequence ATGAATGGGCAAGGCAGCGGTTCTGGAAGCGGAGCCCAGCATTCAGCGTTCAGCGGCGCCTTAGCCAAGCTTTTTCCCGATTCCTCGCTGCTGCATCGTTTGGAGCGGATGAAAGTGGCGGCGGGCAGCCGAGTGAAGGGGACGATGGCTGGCAAGCGCCGCTCCAGCACGCTTGGCGGCTCGCAGGAATTTGCAGACTATCGTCCTTATGCGCCAGGCGACGACATTCGCCGCCTGGATTGGAACGTATATGGCCGAACAGGCAGAGCGTATATGCGGCAATATTGGGATGAGCAGGAGCTTACGCTGCATGTGTACGTGGATGTATCTCCATCGATGAACTTTGGCGGCGAACAGGCTAACAAGCTGCGCTGCGCCTTGCAGCTGGCGGCCAGCGGGGGATACGCTGCGCTGTCAGGCGAGGACCGCGTTGCGGTCAAGCTATTTGGCGGCACAGCTCAGGCAGAGCTTCCCTCGCTTCGCGGCAGGGGCTCCACTGCGCGTTTATTCCATTTTTTGGCGGCGGCACTGGAACGGGAAATGGAGCAGCCGTCTTTTCAACAGGGCGACGCGCTTCAGCCATCTATGACGGGCGTAGGAAGAGCAATGGAACAGCAGGCGGCAGCCCTGTCTATGAGGGAAGCTATTCAGCAGGCTGGTCAGCTCCCGCATCGTACGGGCGTCACTTGGGTCGTATCCGATGCAATGTATGAATCGGGCATTGAACAGACGCTGCTCAGCCTGCTTGCTGCCCGGCAGCAGGTTGTTTTTCTCCATTTATTGAGCCCAGAGGAGCTAAACCCAGCTTTGACAGGTGAACTGAATTTGCTTGACAGTGAACTCGGCACAGGCAAGGAGGTTGCTTTAGGCAGCCGTTTGCTCGAACAATATCGCGTTACGGTTAACGATTATTGCAGCCATCTTAAGAAGCTTTGCGCAGAGCGCGGAGCGCTTTATATTTTTATTGATACGAGCAAGCCGATGGAGCAAACGGTTCAGCAAACGCTGCTGCGCGCTGGTGTGCTGCACAGTCATAGTTAA
- a CDS encoding heavy metal translocating P-type ATPase, which produces MEQRHNESENSVTMQYAVGGMSCTACAARIEKAVGKMEGVQSVAVSYPARSAWVQFVPESLRSEEIMAKIGHIGFQASAAEHSKKQWKQERRVLGLRLMISLLLTLPLLAGMTQHLPLLSGLPIPAWLLHPWLQLALATIVQFVIGLPFYIGAYHALRSRAANMDVLVAAGTSAAYLYSHYIVFSSLPTGKALGAGHTLPLYFETSAVVISAVLLGKYLEMTAASRAQDEAGGYSQLEVQTATVERAGQWVNVQTAFVREGEIVRIAPGETVPVDGVLTSGETDMNESLLTGESLPVVKRAGDRIWAGTTNVGAVQRIRTTAAGHATLLSRISELLRQAQRSKSAIQQQVDRVAAWFVPAMLALSVFTFVLWLVLLDPGNWHQAFRCGVAVMLAACPCALGLAAPISLVIASGRLAKQGIVLKQAGALERLARLNTLLLDKTGTLTEGSPQVSAVWAAPNQTRSAVLRLAAAAEAGSTHPLGQAIGREAGRVGLTPPGASETVYFPGKGVQAVVERRRITVGNATFAKAEQWKANAEVAAALAAFCTEREKRGETLLYVASNGLLIGAISLADRVKPHSFAAVQQLQRYGLQVMLATGDHQIPAHTAARQAGITQVFAGLLPEQKLELVEQLKRSGKRVGMAGDGWNDAPALAAADVGIAMGNGTEAALAAGHLTLLQPRMTAIVDALGISRLTVRNIKQNLLLAFLYNSSIVPFAAFGLLEPWMAGAAMALSSVSVVGNAMRLSYILRRHKQLAA; this is translated from the coding sequence TTGGAGCAGCGGCATAATGAGAGTGAAAATAGCGTGACGATGCAATATGCAGTGGGCGGCATGAGCTGTACAGCTTGCGCTGCGCGAATCGAGAAAGCAGTGGGCAAAATGGAGGGAGTTCAATCGGTCGCGGTCAGCTATCCCGCAAGATCGGCTTGGGTACAATTTGTGCCTGAAAGCTTGCGGTCTGAGGAGATTATGGCGAAAATCGGGCACATCGGCTTTCAAGCTTCGGCAGCCGAGCACAGCAAAAAACAGTGGAAGCAGGAACGCAGAGTTCTTGGCCTCCGGCTTATGATCTCGCTGCTGCTTACGCTGCCGCTGCTTGCTGGAATGACCCAGCATCTGCCCTTGCTAAGCGGTCTCCCCATTCCGGCTTGGCTGCTGCATCCATGGCTCCAGCTCGCGTTAGCTACCATCGTTCAATTCGTCATTGGGCTGCCTTTTTATATTGGAGCTTACCATGCGCTGCGTTCGCGTGCAGCGAATATGGACGTGTTGGTCGCGGCAGGAACGTCTGCCGCTTATTTATACAGCCATTATATTGTTTTTTCTAGTCTACCGACTGGAAAAGCGCTTGGCGCTGGACATACGCTGCCGCTTTATTTTGAAACCTCTGCTGTCGTTATCAGCGCGGTGCTGCTCGGCAAATATTTGGAGATGACAGCTGCATCGCGGGCGCAGGATGAGGCGGGCGGATACAGCCAATTGGAGGTGCAAACCGCAACTGTAGAACGGGCAGGCCAGTGGGTCAATGTACAGACCGCTTTCGTACGGGAAGGCGAAATCGTGCGCATTGCCCCGGGTGAGACGGTCCCGGTTGACGGCGTTTTAACGAGCGGGGAAACCGATATGAATGAATCGCTGCTGACAGGAGAAAGCTTGCCGGTCGTTAAACGGGCGGGGGACCGAATTTGGGCAGGAACAACGAATGTGGGAGCGGTGCAGCGCATCCGTACAACCGCTGCGGGACATGCGACGTTGCTCAGCCGCATTAGCGAGCTGCTTCGTCAGGCGCAGCGCTCCAAATCTGCGATTCAGCAGCAGGTGGACCGGGTGGCCGCTTGGTTCGTTCCGGCGATGCTCGCCCTTTCGGTCTTTACCTTTGTGCTTTGGCTGGTGCTGCTGGACCCCGGCAATTGGCATCAAGCTTTCCGCTGCGGGGTCGCCGTTATGCTCGCCGCCTGTCCATGTGCACTAGGTCTTGCTGCGCCTATTTCACTGGTCATTGCTTCTGGCCGCCTGGCGAAGCAGGGCATTGTGTTGAAACAAGCCGGGGCGCTGGAGCGGCTCGCCCGGCTGAATACGCTGCTGCTGGACAAAACCGGAACGCTCACCGAGGGTAGCCCGCAAGTTAGCGCCGTATGGGCTGCGCCAAATCAGACGCGTTCAGCCGTGCTGCGTTTGGCCGCTGCCGCTGAAGCAGGTTCCACGCATCCGCTAGGGCAAGCGATAGGGCGTGAAGCGGGGCGTGTCGGGTTGACACCGCCAGGCGCGTCGGAAACGGTTTATTTTCCCGGCAAAGGCGTTCAAGCGGTAGTGGAGCGCAGGCGAATAACCGTCGGAAATGCAACCTTTGCCAAAGCCGAACAGTGGAAAGCGAATGCGGAGGTCGCCGCAGCTTTAGCTGCTTTTTGCACAGAACGGGAAAAAAGAGGAGAAACACTGTTATATGTAGCGTCAAATGGCCTGCTCATCGGGGCTATTTCGCTTGCGGATCGGGTAAAACCTCATTCCTTTGCTGCTGTTCAGCAGCTTCAACGTTATGGATTGCAAGTGATGCTCGCAACAGGCGACCACCAAATTCCTGCTCATACTGCCGCCCGCCAAGCAGGCATTACGCAAGTGTTCGCCGGATTGCTGCCTGAGCAGAAGCTGGAGCTCGTAGAGCAGCTTAAACGTTCGGGCAAACGGGTCGGCATGGCTGGCGACGGCTGGAATGATGCACCTGCGCTTGCTGCTGCCGACGTGGGCATTGCGATGGGCAATGGCACGGAAGCGGCGCTCGCCGCCGGACATTTAACGCTGCTTCAGCCGCGTATGACCGCGATTGTTGATGCGCTGGGCATCAGCCGGCTGACGGTGCGCAATATTAAGCAGAACTTGCTGCTTGCCTTCCTATATAACAGCAGTATTGTGCCGTTTGCCGCCTTCGGTTTGCTAGAACCATGGATGGCAGGGGCAGCGATGGCGCTGAGCTCCGTGTCTGTAGTTGGAAATGCGATGCGGCTGAGCTATATTTTGCGGCGGCACAAGCAGCTCGCTGCTTAG
- a CDS encoding MoxR family ATPase, with translation MIESKEQITQAAERIAALQAEIGSVIVGQKTVVEQLLWCLLAGGHALLEGIPGLGKTMLVRTVADTISLQYSRIQFTPDLMPADITGTTLIDFTEQGAAGRSFQPGPIFGNLVLADEINRATPKTQSALLEAMQEGTVTAGGETRQLPRPFFVLATQNPIEQEGTYPLPEAQLDRFLLKIGVSYPTREELKEIVLRTTAAVQPRAQVKMNGEELTELQLYAKHILVADDVLDLAVRLVMMTHPAEADAPDDVKRYVRFGAGPRALQAIVAVSKVRALCSGKLHVSWSDIREVAVPALRHRIVLGYEAQAAGITTDQMAESILSALELTR, from the coding sequence ATGATAGAATCCAAGGAACAGATTACACAAGCGGCTGAGCGTATAGCTGCGCTGCAAGCGGAAATTGGGAGCGTCATTGTAGGGCAAAAAACGGTAGTCGAGCAGCTACTGTGGTGCTTGCTGGCAGGCGGTCATGCGCTGCTGGAAGGCATTCCCGGTCTTGGGAAAACAATGCTTGTCCGCACGGTGGCGGATACCATTTCCTTGCAATATTCAAGGATTCAATTTACGCCCGATTTAATGCCCGCGGATATTACGGGAACGACGCTGATCGATTTTACCGAGCAGGGGGCAGCGGGACGCAGCTTCCAGCCCGGGCCGATCTTCGGCAATTTGGTGCTGGCCGATGAAATTAACCGTGCTACGCCAAAAACACAAAGCGCATTGCTCGAAGCGATGCAGGAAGGCACGGTGACAGCTGGCGGAGAAACCCGCCAGCTGCCGCGTCCTTTTTTTGTATTGGCAACGCAAAATCCTATCGAGCAGGAAGGGACATACCCGCTGCCAGAAGCACAGCTTGACCGCTTCCTGCTCAAAATCGGCGTCAGCTATCCGACGCGCGAGGAGCTCAAAGAAATTGTGCTGCGGACAACGGCGGCTGTTCAGCCCCGCGCCCAAGTGAAGATGAACGGGGAAGAGCTGACCGAGCTGCAGCTGTATGCCAAGCATATTTTGGTCGCTGATGATGTGCTGGACTTGGCGGTCAGGCTAGTGATGATGACGCATCCCGCTGAAGCGGATGCTCCTGATGATGTGAAGCGATATGTCAGATTTGGCGCCGGACCGCGGGCGCTGCAAGCGATTGTGGCAGTCAGCAAAGTAAGGGCGCTTTGCAGCGGCAAGCTGCATGTATCGTGGAGCGATATTCGCGAGGTAGCTGTGCCAGCGCTTCGGCATCGGATCGTGCTCGGTTACGAGGCACAGGCGGCAGGCATAACGACGGATCAAATGGCTGAATCCATCTTAAGCGCATTGGAGCTGACAAGATGA
- a CDS encoding YfbM family protein: MGMIGIYLAVYNEQIEQIAQGELLMEEMAPDAFGKLDIDKAWQAIHYVLCEEIDNGSPPIGYVVPMLDDQALDFSEFGAFYLNHKQVTEASIAISAISEAGFRERYSLAALVENAIYPVGSDEDEQEFFDYIYANFVEIGLFYSKAATEGKGIIFYIS; this comes from the coding sequence ATGGGGATGATAGGAATCTATTTAGCCGTTTACAATGAGCAAATTGAACAAATTGCTCAAGGTGAGCTTTTGATGGAGGAAATGGCACCAGATGCTTTTGGAAAATTGGATATTGATAAAGCATGGCAGGCTATTCACTATGTGTTATGCGAAGAAATCGATAATGGCTCGCCGCCCATAGGCTATGTAGTGCCTATGCTGGACGATCAAGCGCTAGATTTTAGTGAGTTTGGCGCCTTCTATTTGAACCATAAGCAAGTCACGGAAGCTTCTATCGCCATCAGTGCCATTTCGGAGGCTGGTTTCAGAGAACGCTATTCGCTCGCCGCTCTGGTGGAAAATGCGATTTATCCTGTGGGAAGTGATGAGGATGAGCAGGAATTTTTTGATTATATATACGCCAATTTTGTTGAAATTGGACTTTTCTACAGCAAAGCAGCCACGGAGGGCAAGGGTATTATTTTCTATATCTCTTAA
- a CDS encoding VWA domain-containing protein produces MQADSPWALLLLIPWAAAVWWMNRGTLRLQGTRKKIAIALRALILLLVIAVAAGVQPYWRVEQRNVIFVADRSASVNADASLGEWIAKASAAKDEEDRSGIVSIGLDAAIDKVLSPDELPSAERYTFRSGVNENFTDLSQALRLASGMLHEAGGGKIVLLSDGAENAGSMLRQAELLKHAGIEVDVVPIAAPQRVDASLEAMDVPQTLRQGEKFTFEFTINSTSSGTAKLRLYEDNRELSTSDIVLEPGENRFALQSAALEPGFHRFRAELYAEGDEREQNNTAYAFSRVSGPPAVLIVEGVPGSSGNVEAALKASLIRYETIPPERLSVQLASYAAYDSIILNNVPATRIAAKPMEWLGKAVSDYGIGLVMLGGDNSFGLGGYFQTPIEKALPVYMDLKGKRQLPSLGLILVIDRSGSMSGGKLELAKEAAMRTIELMRPEDSVGVVAFDSTPWWIVEPTKLTDRDDVLGKIQGIQAEGGTEIFPALDTAYNKLLEMDAQRKHIILLTDGQSASNPGYAALTQGMVDNKMTMSTVAVGDGADQAMLEQLAKQAKGRFYFTNDESTLPAIFSRETVLMSRTYIVEQNAPPLIGQAGSWATMWQNGLPDLQAYIATTSKETAEVALLSPQGDPILARWAYGSGRTVAWTSDLTGKWSRDWVQWSALPNVLAEWIKWTFPQFESTPYSASAELDGREAMLRLRTEGSDTAAKLSAVVTDEAGKSTTLSPLPAAPGEYAASLPVSEPGVYLMQVNEETAAAGGAETPNTGGGTTTGFVIPYSPEYRLTGENGTEALQQLANATGGRLLSLDAPQEVYRFNPVESRQPYNWTRELLLLILALWLLDILLRRLSLPWHRIGRMLLARLGLAGGRLQRKEPVAAAPSGAMSRLQQRKSRTAGFYGEHAGTSDAASASPAAGQAKGTGADLAGVQRAAIHSSHTASGTERVQAVRPEGQGQAGKQQRDVQQFKSVGTSSQSSAPPANPEGKPAGNQATVNRLLAAKKRGKR; encoded by the coding sequence ATGCAGGCTGATTCACCTTGGGCGCTTCTTCTTCTCATTCCGTGGGCAGCGGCGGTGTGGTGGATGAATCGAGGTACGCTGCGGCTGCAGGGCACTCGTAAAAAGATAGCCATTGCGCTGCGCGCACTCATCCTGCTGCTGGTCATTGCGGTCGCTGCTGGCGTGCAGCCATACTGGCGTGTCGAGCAGCGAAACGTTATTTTTGTAGCGGATCGCTCCGCATCCGTCAATGCCGATGCCTCTTTAGGCGAGTGGATTGCCAAAGCCTCGGCAGCGAAAGACGAAGAGGACCGAAGCGGAATTGTGTCCATCGGACTGGATGCGGCCATCGATAAGGTACTCTCGCCTGATGAGCTTCCAAGTGCGGAACGATATACGTTCCGTTCAGGTGTAAATGAAAACTTCACGGATCTGTCTCAAGCGCTGCGCCTTGCGTCTGGCATGCTGCATGAAGCCGGCGGCGGCAAAATCGTGCTGCTCTCCGATGGCGCAGAAAACGCCGGAAGCATGCTGCGCCAAGCGGAACTGCTAAAGCATGCTGGCATTGAGGTGGATGTCGTTCCGATAGCTGCCCCGCAGCGGGTGGACGCTTCGCTCGAAGCGATGGACGTACCGCAAACGCTGCGTCAGGGCGAGAAGTTTACGTTTGAGTTTACGATTAACAGCACATCATCTGGTACGGCCAAGCTGAGGCTCTATGAAGATAACCGTGAGCTTTCGACAAGTGATATCGTGCTGGAGCCGGGCGAAAATCGTTTTGCCCTGCAAAGCGCTGCGCTTGAACCGGGCTTTCATCGTTTCCGGGCCGAGCTATATGCCGAGGGCGATGAACGAGAGCAGAACAATACTGCTTATGCGTTCAGCAGAGTTAGCGGTCCGCCTGCTGTGCTTATTGTCGAAGGCGTGCCGGGCTCATCGGGCAATGTGGAGGCAGCTTTGAAAGCCTCGCTTATTCGTTACGAGACGATTCCGCCTGAGCGGCTGTCTGTACAGCTGGCTTCATATGCTGCTTATGACAGCATTATTTTAAATAATGTTCCGGCAACCCGCATTGCGGCAAAACCGATGGAGTGGCTCGGCAAAGCGGTCAGCGATTATGGCATCGGCCTAGTCATGCTAGGCGGCGACAACAGCTTTGGTTTGGGGGGCTATTTTCAAACGCCTATCGAGAAGGCGCTGCCGGTTTACATGGATTTGAAGGGCAAGCGTCAGCTTCCGTCGCTCGGCTTGATATTAGTAATTGACCGTTCCGGCAGTATGTCTGGCGGCAAGCTGGAGCTAGCTAAGGAAGCGGCGATGCGAACGATTGAGCTGATGCGTCCCGAGGATTCGGTAGGCGTAGTCGCCTTCGACTCGACGCCGTGGTGGATCGTGGAGCCGACCAAGCTGACGGATCGCGACGATGTTTTGGGTAAAATCCAAGGTATTCAGGCTGAAGGAGGCACGGAAATTTTCCCGGCTCTGGATACCGCATACAACAAGCTGCTGGAAATGGATGCACAGCGCAAGCATATTATTTTGCTCACCGATGGCCAATCGGCTTCTAATCCGGGATATGCTGCGCTGACACAAGGCATGGTCGACAATAAAATGACGATGTCTACAGTTGCAGTCGGAGACGGTGCGGATCAGGCGATGCTGGAGCAGCTTGCGAAGCAGGCAAAGGGACGGTTTTATTTTACAAACGATGAAAGCACGCTTCCGGCTATTTTCAGTCGTGAGACGGTGTTAATGTCACGAACGTATATTGTGGAGCAAAATGCGCCGCCGCTCATCGGGCAAGCTGGAAGCTGGGCGACGATGTGGCAAAATGGCTTGCCGGATTTGCAGGCATACATCGCAACGACATCGAAGGAAACGGCAGAGGTCGCGCTGCTATCCCCACAAGGCGATCCGATTTTGGCACGCTGGGCTTATGGCTCAGGACGAACGGTAGCCTGGACGAGCGACTTGACTGGAAAATGGTCTCGAGACTGGGTGCAGTGGTCCGCCTTGCCAAATGTGCTTGCCGAATGGATTAAATGGACGTTTCCCCAATTTGAGAGCACGCCTTATTCAGCTTCAGCGGAACTGGATGGTCGAGAGGCGATGCTGCGCTTGCGTACCGAGGGCAGTGATACAGCAGCGAAGCTGTCTGCTGTGGTCACGGACGAAGCGGGCAAAAGCACGACGCTTTCTCCGCTTCCCGCGGCTCCGGGCGAATATGCGGCAAGCCTCCCGGTGTCTGAGCCGGGCGTATATTTAATGCAAGTCAATGAAGAGACCGCTGCTGCGGGCGGAGCGGAAACGCCAAATACGGGCGGCGGCACGACGACGGGGTTTGTCATTCCTTATTCGCCTGAGTATCGATTGACGGGTGAAAATGGAACAGAAGCGCTGCAGCAGCTTGCCAACGCTACTGGCGGACGCCTGCTGTCGCTGGATGCGCCGCAGGAGGTTTACCGCTTCAATCCCGTAGAATCCAGGCAGCCTTATAATTGGACCCGTGAGCTGCTCCTATTGATTTTGGCGCTGTGGCTGCTCGACATTTTGCTGCGCCGGCTGTCGCTGCCTTGGCATCGAATCGGGCGAATGCTTTTGGCGAGGCTCGGATTAGCGGGCGGACGTTTGCAGAGGAAAGAGCCAGTCGCCGCTGCACCTTCAGGTGCGATGAGTAGGCTGCAGCAGCGGAAAAGCCGCACCGCAGGTTTTTATGGCGAGCATGCGGGCACAAGTGATGCGGCTTCTGCCTCGCCAGCAGCTGGTCAGGCGAAGGGTACTGGTGCAGACCTTGCTGGCGTGCAGCGAGCTGCGATCCATTCGTCGCACACTGCCAGTGGCACAGAACGAGTCCAGGCTGTGCGGCCGGAGGGACAAGGTCAGGCTGGCAAGCAACAGCGAGACGTCCAGCAGTTTAAATCTGTAGGCACAAGCAGTCAATCGTCAGCTCCGCCTGCGAATCCAGAGGGGAAGCCAGCTGGCAATCAGGCGACGGTCAATCGTTTGCTTGCCGCGAAGAAGCGCGGCAAGCGGTAG
- a CDS encoding rhodanese-like domain-containing protein: MYNEITPEQVEARLNNKEKFHLIDVRELDEWEEGHIAEAAHLPLSEIQERLDELPKDENIIFVCRSGGRSGKVCGFLAPQGYSVTNMTGGMLAWPGAIVTGA; encoded by the coding sequence ATGTATAACGAAATCACGCCGGAGCAAGTAGAGGCGCGTCTGAATAATAAGGAAAAGTTTCATTTAATTGACGTTCGTGAGCTTGACGAGTGGGAAGAGGGGCACATTGCCGAAGCAGCGCACTTGCCATTGTCTGAAATTCAGGAGCGTTTGGATGAGCTGCCTAAGGATGAAAATATTATTTTCGTCTGCCGCAGCGGCGGACGCAGTGGCAAAGTATGCGGCTTCCTCGCGCCACAGGGCTACTCTGTCACTAATATGACGGGCGGCATGCTCGCTTGGCCGGGAGCCATTGTGACTGGAGCGTAG
- a CDS encoding VWA domain-containing protein, protein MQLLSPLSALFGLALPAIVLMYLFKRTYMDTEIASHMLWNRMLREQEANRPWQKLRTRPLMLLQLLAAAVLVLALMQPYLTADSRSGSHTVIVLDRSASMTAAMPGGSSQGSLLHAAVQQAELWLSEQQKGELITLLVTGEQPRIILSKETDHELVLQQLKAITPDFGAQDNVAALSLADSLLANEQGGKILLLTDGRWQDADSVNLLTLHAKLEQFKPTAPQAGSNNSAILYFGIHAAVGEDGKRAGVVTLRNDSAASKQIQLAVYADKESEPAATKSVKLEAGGWTSVDMNGLPEEASYYTAKISGATDDYAADNIAYQFPIVSKAQQVLLATSGNLFLEKALQLAGVKTIKVDPAQYVPSKEHVKDIDWVIMDGDIAKLRTDKSWQELFASKPVWYIDHPEATGEETASPANSRVAIAGHPVTAYLSFEDTHIGRMVKANDAGTWGEAIVTYGGLPAIYAGSVQGRPQLRFTFDMQSSDLPLRPEFPVLIVQAADWMSGGSQAQLGTADAGSALQLAFLNETVSAKWEMIETIGGYSEKSLPDSNLSAALAAQEPAIAPAVPGLYRLMEQNAEGETIGQRMLAVNAASAESASMSATADIKPIAAASSETSQNQADAGSAAGSMETANAANVFAAWLALALLALMLVEWEVYRRGNAG, encoded by the coding sequence ATGCAGCTGCTATCGCCGTTATCTGCTTTATTCGGCTTGGCGCTTCCAGCCATCGTTTTAATGTATTTATTCAAGCGCACGTATATGGATACTGAAATCGCGAGCCATATGCTGTGGAATCGCATGCTGCGCGAGCAGGAAGCGAATCGTCCATGGCAAAAGCTTCGCACCCGCCCGCTAATGCTGTTGCAGCTGCTCGCAGCTGCTGTATTAGTGCTGGCGCTCATGCAGCCGTATCTTACCGCCGATAGCCGCAGCGGCAGTCATACCGTCATCGTACTAGACCGCTCCGCAAGCATGACAGCGGCTATGCCCGGAGGAAGCTCGCAAGGCAGCTTGCTGCACGCCGCTGTACAGCAGGCGGAGCTGTGGCTGAGCGAGCAGCAGAAAGGGGAGCTCATTACTTTGCTTGTAACGGGCGAGCAGCCTCGCATTATTTTGTCCAAGGAAACGGATCATGAGCTCGTGCTGCAGCAGTTGAAAGCTATAACGCCAGATTTCGGTGCTCAGGACAATGTAGCGGCTTTATCACTAGCGGACTCGCTGCTTGCGAATGAGCAAGGCGGGAAGATTTTGCTTTTGACCGATGGCAGGTGGCAGGATGCGGACTCCGTTAACCTGCTCACGCTTCATGCAAAGCTTGAGCAATTCAAGCCTACTGCCCCTCAAGCTGGCAGTAATAATAGTGCTATTTTATATTTTGGCATTCATGCGGCAGTTGGAGAGGATGGCAAGCGTGCAGGCGTAGTGACGCTTCGCAATGACAGTGCTGCTTCCAAACAGATTCAGCTTGCTGTTTATGCGGACAAGGAATCGGAGCCTGCGGCGACGAAGTCGGTCAAGCTTGAGGCTGGAGGCTGGACGAGCGTAGATATGAATGGCCTGCCGGAAGAGGCAAGCTATTATACAGCCAAAATCAGCGGAGCGACCGATGATTATGCGGCGGACAATATCGCCTATCAGTTTCCGATTGTATCTAAAGCGCAGCAGGTGCTTTTGGCTACATCCGGCAATTTGTTTTTGGAAAAAGCGCTCCAGCTCGCCGGGGTAAAAACGATAAAGGTCGATCCAGCACAATACGTTCCTTCCAAGGAGCATGTTAAGGACATCGACTGGGTTATTATGGATGGAGACATAGCGAAGCTTCGTACGGACAAAAGCTGGCAGGAGCTGTTTGCCTCCAAGCCCGTCTGGTATATTGATCATCCGGAAGCAACCGGGGAAGAGACGGCTTCGCCTGCGAATAGCAGGGTGGCGATAGCCGGCCATCCCGTTACCGCCTACCTCTCATTTGAAGATACCCATATTGGACGGATGGTGAAGGCGAACGATGCGGGGACTTGGGGAGAAGCCATCGTCACCTATGGCGGCTTGCCTGCTATTTATGCAGGCTCGGTGCAAGGCAGGCCGCAATTGCGCTTTACCTTTGATATGCAAAGCAGCGATTTGCCGCTGCGGCCGGAGTTTCCCGTGCTAATTGTACAGGCTGCGGACTGGATGAGCGGTGGCAGTCAGGCTCAGCTAGGAACGGCGGATGCCGGAAGTGCGCTACAGCTTGCTTTTTTAAATGAGACAGTAAGTGCCAAGTGGGAAATGATTGAAACTATAGGCGGTTACAGCGAAAAATCGCTGCCTGACAGCAATCTGTCTGCGGCGCTTGCTGCGCAAGAACCGGCAATCGCCCCAGCGGTTCCGGGCTTGTACCGTTTAATGGAACAAAACGCAGAAGGAGAAACGATCGGCCAGAGGATGCTTGCTGTAAATGCGGCTTCCGCCGAAAGTGCATCGATGTCTGCAACTGCCGATATTAAGCCGATTGCAGCTGCTTCCTCTGAGACAAGTCAAAATCAGGCTGATGCGGGAAGCGCTGCGGGCAGCATGGAGACGGCAAATGCTGCAAATGTTTTTGCCGCATGGCTCGCGCTGGCACTGCTTGCGCTGATGCTGGTGGAATGGGAGGTATACCGACGTGGGAATGCAGGCTGA